The following DNA comes from Populus trichocarpa isolate Nisqually-1 chromosome 19, P.trichocarpa_v4.1, whole genome shotgun sequence.
AGTCCATATTGGTTTCTACATAAACCAAACCATTGTTAAACGGCTTATATTTGAATGAAGCAATATATATCCTAATAGCTATGTATTAACATCTTCCTTTAATCaagaatagaaataaaaaatcacgcACACAACCACCCCCGGCTAGGAATAGCATGAATTTTACAATAAAGCATCACAGAATATGATTCAATGTGCAAAAAATGTTGTGAGAACTCAGACATTAATATCTACTTTAAGCAAGAATGTAACCGAGCATACTTGTATCTCCCGCTTTTAATTGCATAGATTGTATGCAAGGGGTTACACCCTCCAACACATACATCCTACTGTTGTTGTTGGGCCAAAATCTGAACTGAAACGTCCATTCTCTCCCTTTTATATCTTGAATCTTTAAGGGAATGCCTTCAGATTGAGAAATAGGAGGAAAATATGCCTGcaatattttaaagtttatgcAAATACAAAAGCAAAGAAGGAAGCAGGAACAAAAAATGAAACGAAGAGAAAGGCACAGGCTGTATTACTTCTGCACATGCTTTTGGGAGAACCAAACGACCAATTCGACCAGCATCACTGGCACTGAGAATCTTCTCAAACAATGGCACAATATTGGAGTTCAAACTTTAAGATAACATACTTAAGGAAACCACTAATTCTGAATCCAtttatgatgaaaaaacaaatcacaaatgcAAATTTATCCAACGAATTAGACTTTAAAATAAAGGATACTCTCCAGATAGTTGCTGCAGCTCTTGGTCAGTGATCCTTGGCCAATACCGAGGAAGTAACTGATTCTTTCCACGCCCCTCAGCAGGTGGCCTTGCAATCCGTAGCTCAGAAGCTGAACCTTTATTATTTTCTGAACTTGACAAAAGGCCCGGTTTTGAGGGTTTAGGCAATATTGGTCGAGATCTTTGTCCCTGCTGAAAGGAAGAAGGTGTTTTGCCTTGTTCCCTTCCTTCAACAGCCCCACCAGGAAAGGGTGCAAAATTTGTAGTCCCGGATGGAGCTCCCAAAGCCATACTCAGAGATGGCTCAGAAAGTGAACAGTGCATATCTCTCATGTCTAACAATGAACTCATATTGTCTGGGTTGGTGAATTTAGATGATCCGACTGATGGTAGAGTCATGTTTGAGAAGCCTGTGCCAATATCCCCAATTGCATGCCTGATCTCCTCTTGTCTGAATTGCCCAAGACATCCATTAGCGTTGGCTCTCTCGGAAGGATGCAATAGGCTGGGTTCACTAGCCTCTATAAGCCTGCACAACTGAGCAAGTCCTCCCTCATCATAGTCATTAGCAGCCACTGTGCTTTCAACAGGAATGGACTCCAAATCACCAGCATTATTTCTTGTCAATGAGCCATACCCATTAGGAATCTCATCACTTTGCATCTGCATgaacaaatagaaaaacaaatgaatgagCACATGATTAGAACCACTAAAAGCACACTGTCTTGCTACCAAATAAATGCCAAGAAAATACATTATCCTTTATACGACAACCATAACCATAAATTTaagtcatgaaaataaaatgtgagCATGAGAATCTATAGGGACGTGCAAACATTATTACCTAGAAATGCTTAAGGATAAGCTTCCACAACTATCTAGCTTTTTCACAAGAACACATTAATCATTTCTGTCACCAAATTGTATGTGACAAACAGTCAGCAATCCTGAAACTATTTTTCTGAAGAATCATCAAGACAACCAAAGTCTTCAAAGCCATAAACATGTGTAGCATGTAATTTATTGAGCCTCTATAACTATGTATAATTCATACTTTTGACAGAATGACCagaaaaggtaaaaaagcaaaagcagTTGTTTAAACCAATCAAACTAATATTCAAACATACTGCATACAGCAAATTAGAAATGCTAGAAGCAATTCATCTTACTGAATGAAGTCGAGAACTCCTTGCACAGCTACTACACCCAACACCCCCATAATCCAAGAGTTCAAGCAAAAATTTAGAGGCTATGCATCCACAATGGAGACGCTGCAAAACAATTTTCAATTAGACATTTTTCTCttctgttcttcttctttttggagGAGGGCCATAAGTTGATATAATATAAGAAAGGTTCAACAAACAAAAGGAAGGATTTGGAAAAAGTAAAAGCCACCAGACCATTAACTTACCTTGGTGCATATATTGCATTCCCTCCATCCAGGTTCCTCAGAGTGGAAAGTATCACAGAAAAGGGAATCCTCATATGCAGATCTAAGTTACAAATAAAGATATAACCCAAGTTAAATTAGCAAGGATTTagtgaaaataaatggaagtaAACATATGGACATCAATAGAATGATGAATCAGAAACATGATGTTTCTAAGTTAAAGGTAAAAGCAACTTGTAATGCACACACAAGGTCAGCCAGAGTAATTGTTAAAATgttacaaaaattacaaaagtaaTAAGGTGTCTCATGATTTCACGAAGCATATGGAAACTACTATGAGATTGGTATAAAGCTTCATGTATCGCATAAGttcattaaagaaaaaccatGCATATCAAACTCAAAGAGCTGTCAAGTGAACCAGTTCAAATCAAGTGAACCAGTTCAAATCAAGTGAACCAGTTCAAATCTTAACTACTAAGATTTGTCAAAGCATCTGAGATGGCAGCATCTCTGTCTAAAATTAACATTTGCTACAGTTGCATATCATGCGAAAATGGGTTATTcattcaaattgaaattaagGATCCATTACCAGCCAAATGCATGAGATAGGAAATAATTATTCATTCATTATCAAAGCAAGCCAATTGTCCACAtcagaacaaaagaaaaatcgaACATGCAAGGATGGGAAATAATTGTAGCTCAACCCCTTCCTCTGACTGTCCTTCTGCCAGTCAAACACAAAGTTTACTGATTTAGACTCATTCTGctaaagataaaatttgataggttCTCCTAGGACGGCCAGCAATTTTCTTCAGCTGGTCAATACCATCGACAGAATTCAATACATTGTAGCTGTGGGTGCAGAAACATACAGATTGAGTGATTTGTATCGTTGAGTATAAGCCATGATTAGCTGCTTACATGCTATAATTAAAGATCAAGACTTTCCATGATATAATAACAAGTAGTTGCCCTAAATATAGATGGTTATACTCTAGTACTGATTATCTAAATATAGGTGTCTTAATAACAATAATCATAATGTCACCGATTCTTACAACAAAGTACTAAAACACTCCAGATGACAGAAATCTAGAAAAGTCAAAACCCAATTAGCAGAAACAACAAAGTGATGAACTTGAATCAAAACATCCCCAAACTGCTCTTTGAGAAGCTACATAGCTACTAGCATTGGAAATTAAATCCACGACAAGGAAATTACCCGCAATTAAAGCAGAGAAGAGCGTGACCACCAGATCGCAAAGGCCAACCTCTCTTCCATTCATGAGTCGTTGTAGTTTGACACGATGCATTCATGCAAATCTTGGTGcccatttcttttattaaaaaaataaataaaaatcaaccctTTCAACTAATAACAAAccaatcatcatcaacaacaaaaccCAATCATAAGAATCCCTAAAACCCCTTTTTGATCAAAACCCACAATTCAATTGAAACAAGAATCAAAACTTGTCAATCTCTCCACGCACAACATTATGAATAATTCCAAATCTCAACAACCCCTCAATAGTAAGAAATTATAGAAGAAAAGGCCCAAATCTTtaagcaaaaaaactaaaaaagaaacaattttttcaGCATATTTACCTTCATTAATGTCAGTGACTAGTACtgggtgaagaagaagaagaagaggggtgAGTCAAAGAGGAGAGTAACGGCgagttaatttgtttgtttgtattaTTATGGGCAGAGACAAGAGacaaagtgtgtgtgtgtgtgtgtgtgttttacaaatgagagagggagagagagagtgcaTGCAAATATGCGAAGGAAGGGGAgagaggaaaaaggaaagatgcATGCACGACACTTGACGCCGCTTTCCTaacaaacatagaaaagtaGGGGACGGGTAGTCGAGTTGAGTCGAGTCTGGGTCGAGTGGGTTCGAGTTGactctttttctttcactcACTCATTCGGACAATGACACCATCAAGCGGCGGTTTCGTGGGTTTTTGTGATCTGTTTCGTCCAATATATTACTCCTATTATTAAGATTGGatcgggttattttttatttatttatttattaatttagttgaatgataaaaatattgatattttttatacattatagactcttttaagtaattttcaaaatatatttggattgaataaatatcaatattttagtggttttttgagttttttttaatgatataatcaTATTTCAATActattaaaaagtattaaaatatagatgttactagttcgagtctcacaaactttaaggccactggaggtttacatggttgttaacttcaaggcctgTAAAAATAGTtaaggtacgcgcaagctgacccgaacactcacgttaataaaaaaaccattaaaatattatgaattttatgttttttcacactaaaatcattttgaaaaagagAGCTAAGAAAGCCTTATTTCATTGAAAGGTTATGTATATCTCATCTTTTGGATGGTATATATTTCATCACCGacatttaaattgaaattgagatgttgatgtaagttttttcattttaaatgatACAACTTAATATTTGAAAGAGgttaattataagttttttatataaaaaattaaatctttatctctctattaaagatattttagaaactTCTGCCGTAGAACAAATAGGTTTCACTTGCAATATCAACGCAATTAATTACCCACTAACACAAATCTTGAGGGCTTATCAACGCAATTAATTACCCACTAAAAAAATCcgttgaaataattaattaattaattgctttCAAGGACTGATCCTGCCTTAATTTCCCccttaaaagatatatttttcatcGTTGGTTGATGAAAGCATTTGAAAATAATTGCTTGATGTTGCTCGgtgagtttgaaaaataaaagattagtgTGAAGAAGGAAAAGACAAGACTTAATTAGTGGGGGAGCCAAGAATGTAATGACAAAATTagtttgtaaattaaatacttttaatatcttcttaatttaattaagctGGTTTAATTCCCTTAaccaaaaattaataattttattctattcaAGTTCACATAGATGAACCAATCAAGAACTTCCTTTTTGAAATTACATTAacattattttactaaaatgtaaaagaacaaatcttagcagaaattttttcctttatagTCTTACAGTTCCAACAATGCGATGGccagttttgaattttatactGACAGTTATAAATGACAGAGGcaataaatgttaaaataacATATAGAAAACCaggattgaaagataaaattaaaaataaataaaatttttataaaagaattaggaataaaaattagaaattaaaagacaaaaattaaagttgaaatatcaataacattCCGAGTTATCAATGAAGCTAATAGTAGTTTTATATTccgaaatatttattaatcgGCTTCAAAACATTTCGAGTTCGAGCCTTgccttgtttttaattaaaaaaatatttagaaaattgattgattgtttttaatgaGCAGTTTTGCATGGCGGAGCGAGCTGTTAGTTATAGGAAgcagttagttagttagttatcAATGAGGAATTAAACATCTGATTGATTAATTGTTAATTAGTAAAGATTAGCAGGGTACGTAGCAGTAGGCTGGACGAGTGAGGGATGAGTAATTGCAGACATCTGCATGCTCTTTCTTCCTCTCGTTTCTTCTATTCTAGATCTCTTCATTTCTGGAACTTCTACTTGTTATGGTCCAGCCATAATAATTGGTATCGGAGCCATtttccaaggaaaaagaaaggttGTTTGTGTTCTTGAACAATCAAAATAtgatagaaaacaataaatcaagtCTCTAAAGGAGCATGGTACGTAGAAATTAAGGTGGATGAACAGATGCAACACCTACAGAGAAGCATGGTAAAAAACTCGATTAGATCAGTTCATAATTGGAAGCTATAGTGGCTATGTTGAAAGCAAATTCAGGTAGTCAAGAAGCTGATAGAGTTAACACCTCAACTGAAGGTATTATTCCAAGTCAGATGATGAATCAACGAGGTGATGGgcttatgaataaaaaaaaagcgatTGCTCCGGTGGTCAAGGCATATCACGGGTGGGGCACAATATGGCAATGCAAAGAATTGATCTGTCAAATCTCCATGGAGAAAATCCTAGAAACTGGATACGAAAATGCAAGAATTTCTTTAAGCTGAACTACATCCCAGCACAACAGTGGGTTGAGCTAGCATCATTGTACCTGGATGGCAAGGCAAAGATTTGGTTTGAAGGGTTTTTGTATGCAGGAGAAAATTTGGCAATTTGGGAGGAATTTACAAGGGCTTTGTGTATAAGATTTGGTAATGGAGAGAATGTGGTGGAAGAACTCAATAAGCTAGCACAAGACAAAAGTGTGGATGAATATGTTGAAAGATTTGAAGAACTCAAGTCTTTAATGAATGCTTTGATTCCTTTTTAACCATAATCTTactacatttcaagttttataagtggacttcaagaggatataAGGCAAATGCTTAAGATTCTCCAACCTACAATGTCGATATATACAAGCTTTTGAACAAGCTAAGTGGCAAGAGGAATCCAATAATGCCATGACTAAGAAGAGCCTATTCAATCCAAGAACTGTTCTCTCATATAGCATGGATCGATAACCAAGTAAACCACCACCAAAGACTTTTAACCATTTAGAAAAAGAACGGCATCATGGTTCAAGGCAAAACTCTAGAACTTATACGAGGAGAGGAGAGGCTGGGGCTATGTTTTAGATGTGGGAAGAAGTATGCACATAGACATCAACGTAGCAGAGGATGGATAGGCTCCTGGAAGAAGGTAACAGTAATGGAATTACAGCCGAAGAAGGTTAGTTAGCTATTGATTAAGAAGTAAAAATATGTGATATATTGATTGTTAGTTAGAGTTTGCTGGTGAAGGTTAGCAAGGTAGCAGTTCGTTGCAGTGTGTATATAAGCAACGTAATAAGGAGTGAGGGATGAGTGATGAGATTTGTGAAATTGCAgagttcatttgttttttatttgtttttaattgttgaaaCGTTAGATCATTGTGCTGCCGGTTCCATTGAGAAAAAGGATGCTATGAGAATTTGGTTGGAACTGAAACATAATGGATTTCTCTCGCCTTCGCCTGCCCCCATGCCAATGTCAAATCCAAATCCGAAGCCCGCTTCAATGCCAGATAAGAAACGAGAGAGGCACATAAATGATCAGTTTAGTGGAAAACCAGAGCTTGCAACAGTGCGGCGAGTTGATGGGTTGGCTAAGGTTGCTGCGTCTGCTTCTGGATTGCTGAAGAAAATTAACTGTGGGAATACTCCTTGCATTGTTATGCTGTCAATGCCAAAAAAGAACAATGAGATGCGCACGATTGGCGGGCCCAAGTGAGTATTGAAGGTTTTAGAGGTAGAACCGACCGGCATGTGCTCTCGTGTTGCTCAACCATCTGGGTTGCTTAATGACTTAATTAAATCCAGAGATCATGAATCGGATGCGAAGCAGAAAACAGCTCTTTTCAGTTATTCAGGCTTTGGTTCGAAGAGATACAATAGGAAATGTTGACATCCTGAGTAGGCAGGAAAAGAGATTTGGGGAAAATGATGTGAATGAATGTCCAAATGGTTCTTCAGGAAGTGACCAGCTGGAATTATGTTCAAAGGCTCCAAGTAGCCTTTTGTGTGTGAAAACAGAATATGAGGAAGAGATTGATGATTTGGGGATAGCTGTGAGAAGGGCAGACGATGAGGATGACAAAGATGATGTGAAGTTATTCCTATCTTCAATCTCAACTAGCTGTGGTATGTAAAGTGtacattttcaattaatctAGCTTTTTGGTTCCCAGATGCTACCGCAGCTTCTCAAAGGTTGCAATGTCTTCGCAATGACATCACAAGGCATCTTGAAGGTGCGGTGCAAATCCTTTAAactaatcttcttcttcttttttttgttagagtATATACATGCTTGCATATCATGAAGCGTCCTATGTTTCCTTTATGTTGCCAGCATTAATGCTTAGtagaattaatttcaaaatgtaATCCAGACACAGTTGCCTGCACTTATGCTCAAAGAATTTTCAGTTGACCATGAAACTGAGTTCTTTGCTGCCAAAAGCGCTGTTTCTATGAATGAATGTCCGTAAAGCAACTTGGAGCAATTAATTAGTTTGATCAGATGGATGAGGCACTCGATGAAGAGGCAAATCAACTGGGACGTAATTAAGCACGTGTCTGAAGTCCTTTCAAGACATTAAAATGCTATTAATTTATACTGCTGAATCTGGACATCAACTCTAGAAACTCTGGTTGAACCAAGTAATGGAAATGCAGTCACAGAACCTTGAAGTCTTCTGTCGTCTCAATCGGTATACAGGATGTTCACCTGGAAGCATACAATGTTAGTTTTCAGTCATCAATGAAGATGAGAGCACGAAAGAGCATTTTATGCGACAAGGCAACAGAATTTCCATGTGTCCTCCCACTCCGACACCTGCCAAATAGTGAAAAGAAGAGGTGTAAAGCAAAGATAAATGCAGGGCGGAAGGTGTGGGGGGGCGCGGGGCCCCACCTTAagacatttattattattattattattgggttATTAAAGCATTACTTTGTCACATCAAATAATTAAGGCATTATTTTAGGTTATTATTGACTTTACTTTtgatttccttttaatttactcttgatctagataaaaaaaaaaatattaagacattattttgtgaaataaaaaataaaattattaatttattctaatATAAATCCTGCAGccgatcaaacaaaaaaatacaaatacaaatcgCGAGCaaaatttttctacaaaaaaattaaagcagaaccaccaattaatttatatttcatcaaacaaaacaaggtaacttcaatttaaaatctatatttgttttgttttgagatgtttgttaataatttgatgagatttttttataatactatcatttttgctctttttttttctcaagtctGCTAGttctaccaaaatttttttgaattcttgttatagtgattctttttctaattaattagatatattttattggttttttttattatgctttgattttttttatgttttgtttttagcagagccaccaaaattatcaattttttcttacgatatatgttttgattttaagttgaatcatgaacaaaataagaagaattaatttttaaaaaaaaaaagaaaaggaaaaaatattgataactcacagCCTAGTGAACCATCTTCAATGTATAATGTTGAAGTTATGGTTGAGCAGCTCCAATATATTTCATAAAGGTCATTATATATttgtagtaagttatttgaataaaattaaattgtacaggttttgttttacaactcatatataataaattaaaataaatattatatcttattatattaattttgaccctTCTAATAAATAATCCATAATCCTAGCTCCGTACTAAATAAATGGATGTTGCATAGAAGGATTGGTAGATGAAGCACACAGAATTTTCAGAACTTCCTGCATTAGTAGATCATGAATGTGGCTGATTCCTCTACCGTGGGCTTGCTTTGATGCTTCCCATTCGTGGGGTTTTGTTTTACACttgtatttgattttccagaGAGGTTATATTacctaaattttatattaatcagTGATGATAGaaaaattttctcttttctatttctCCGTCTTCTTTATACTTGTTTCATAAATATTAGTAATTACGCCTGAGCTTCGGAAAGCCGAaacacactttcaaacacaGTCCACGTTCATCACCAAGCATAACCTTAGGCCAAGTAGTTGAATGCATACCATGCTTCCTCTTTTTTCTCCTAAGAAATTAAAACCCAGAGAAGAAAACATCATTCTTCTATAATCTTATGACTTATCCTGGTCAAAGATGGTGGCCATGCTACGGGTTACTTCATACAGTTCACATGGAATCTAGTCTGAAAAGAATATCAATGGATTTGGAGAGGATAAGGTTAAAAAAAGGACAGGTCGATCTTGACAATCACATCTGAACTTGGTAAGCAAGCAACTTAGAACATACCACGATACCATGAATAATTAGCATACACACATGTAACTAGACCTAAGCAATGACATCATATGGTGCTGATCATCATCTTTGATTACACTGTCAATCAGCAGCTATAAATAGTTGCTGCTACCCCATTTCCTTATTCACTACAACAGCTTAAGAATAGAGAGATCGGTTGAGCTAGGAAAAGATCATTGCTTTATTTGGAGATGGAGGACAGAGTGACTCTATTGGATTTCTGGCCAAGTTCATGGGCAACGAGAGTGAAGGTTGCCTTGGCAGAGAAGGGGATAGAATACGAGTCTAAGGAACAGAACTTGATAGACAAGAGCCCTCTGCTTCTTGAAATGAACCCCGTTCATAAGATGATTCCTGTTCTTATTCACAATGGGAAGCCCATTTGTGAGTCACTTAATATTGTCCAATATATTGATGAGGTGTGGAAGGACAAGTCTCCATTGCTACCCTCGGATCCTTACCAAAGATCCCAAGCCAGATTCTGGGCTGATTACATTGACAAGAAGGCGAGTATTTCAGTACTtgttaaacttctttttttgtttttctcgtGTGTGCGCGCTTATTGTTTATTTGAACGCAGATATATGACAATGCCAAGAAGTTATGGAAGGAGAAAGGAGAAAAGCAGGAAGAGGTAAAGAGGGAATTTATAGAAGGCTTGAAGACTCTTGAAGGAGAGCTTGGAGATAAGCTTTACTTTGGTGGTGAAAGCTTTGGATTTGTGGATGTAGTGCTTGTTCCTGTTACCAGCTGGTTCTACTCTCTTGAGATTTGTGGGAAATTTAGCATTGAGGCTGAGTGTCCAAGGTTCACTGCATGGATCAAGAGGTGCATGGAGAAGGAGAGCGTGTCCAGTTCACTTCCTGATCCTCACAAGATCTATGACTTCGTATTGCTGCTTAAGAAGAAAATGGGTATAGAGTAGGCTTTCAGGCTTTGAATAATGAGTGAAGGCATTCCTGATAGAATGTTGGAACCAAGAATTTGGAAGGTAACTAAGTATCTGTTTGGAAACGAGGCGGTGTAACCTGTATTTCGAAAAGCATcgattttaagtgaaaaacgaAGCCTTAATTGAGTGCAAAACTTCCAAGCAATATGTAGATGGGCAGAGATCTCGAACAGAAACATGGAGTTACATGTGAAATCCAGAAAAAGCTAAATTTATCgatttttcattaaacaaaaaaaat
Coding sequences within:
- the LOC112323232 gene encoding probable glutathione S-transferase parA, with the protein product MEDRVTLLDFWPSSWATRVKVALAEKGIEYESKEQNLIDKSPLLLEMNPVHKMIPVLIHNGKPICESLNIVQYIDEVWKDKSPLLPSDPYQRSQARFWADYIDKKIYDNAKKLWKEKGEKQEEVKREFIEGLKTLEGELGDKLYFGGESFGFVDVVLVPVTSWFYSLEICGKFSIEAECPRFTAWIKRCMEKESVSSSLPDPHKIYDFVLLLKKKMGIE